The Halovivax ruber XH-70 genome includes the window GTGCTGGCATGGAAGATATTTTCGTCGCGCGATTGATGTCGAGCGACGTGTACACGGTCGGACCGGACACGCTGGTCGAAGATGCGGCGACGGCGATGCTCGAACGCGACATCGGCTCCGTCGTCGTAGTGAACGAGTCGAACCGAATCTGCGGCATCCTCACCGGAACTGACTTCGTCAAGATCGTCTCCGAACGGAAACCCAAGGACCAGACGCCGGTCTCGCGGTACATGACCGAGGACGTCGTCACCGGCAGCGCTCAGGACACCATCCACGAGATGGCCGAACTGATGACCGACCACGGCTTCCAGCACGTTCCGATCGTCGACGAGACCGAGGGCGTCATCGGCATGCTCTCGACGACCGACCTGACCGCGTACCTCTCGCGACAGGACCGACCGACCGGGCTCGCCACTGGTGGCGAAGAGTAGAGAGAGAGAGAGAGAGAGAGAGAGAGAGAAACACTTGGCCCACCCCCGTTCGGCAGCGGACCCCGACCGACTCGTCACCGAGCGTCGGCCGCGGTAGCAGCGTGGGGTGGCGGGTCGATGGGAACCGAGTCGGCCGGAACGATCGAGTACGACCCACGACAGTGGCTCGCCGCCGAGTCGGCGTCGACGTACAGCGGGTAGCGGGTACCGTCGCGACCGGTGAGTACGCTCACGAACGGGTGGTCGACGGACGGTTCCGTCGGCCACAGGACGGCGATCGAGGCGGCAGGGTCGTGAATACGAATCGCGTCGCCGGGATCGACTGCTGGGAGTGTGGCCTCGACAGCGGCCTCGGACGCATCGTTGTCGTCTCGCGAGAGAGCGGCAGTGTGCCCGCCAATCGACCGATCGGCGTTCGTTCCGCCGGTCGGCTCGGCGCTGCCAGTTCGCCGGTTGGGCGAGTCCCCCACGGTTTGGTCGCCGAGCTCACCACCACTCGTCACTTCCACGCCCCCGTGTCGTCGTGTCCGGTCCATAGGAAGAGGTCGAACGCGGACACAATAGGCGTCGGGCTCCCGCTTCCGATTTTCCGATAACTGGAAACGGTCGTGAGCGACGGGGTATCGCCAGAAGTGCTGTCCCGGTTTCACCGGTAGTGAAACCCGTGAGAGACAGATCCCACGACCGAGAGATCGAACGACTACTCGGCCACACGATCGGAGGAGGATCTCGATCCGCTCTCCCAGTCGAATGCGTGATACAGCGACTCGAGTCAGAAGCGCCGATTCTACCAAGAGATAGCAGGACCATCGAAAACCGAGAGAACACCGGCGTGGACAGCCGGGGTTCCCCTACCCATGTCCGTCGTGGCGGGCACCAGTCGGCCTGTGACGTCGGAATTACACGGCTCGCATCCCGCCGGATTGGTGTCTTCGTGCACTGTACATAGACGTACTGGCCGAACGAGGACGAACGATCAAGAGTTCGTGGTGTCCGACCGAGGCGCCGTAATTTGCGTGGCGCCGGTGCTCATTCGATAGACGACTTCGAAAACAGGTATCATCACGACACGGACGGTCCGAATCCGCAGCCTGGTGGTCAGCATCGACGGCAGGCCCGTGTTAGGATCGGTAAACGCGTTCGATCCACCACCGTCCTCAGAAGGCTCTCGATCACTGCATCCGCGTAGCTATTTACCGTGCGACCCGTTCCCATACAGGTATGAGTGAATCGACAGATCGTCACGAGTACGACGTGGTCGTGGTCGGCGGCGGGCCGGCAGGGATGACCGCGGCGCTTTACACCACACGACTCGGCCATCGAACGGCGCTCGTCGATCGCGGTGGCGGCCGGGCAGCGATGATGCAGGACGTGCACAACGTGCTCGGCGTTCGCGAGGAGACCAGTGGCGGCGAATACCTCGATGTGGGTCGCGACCAGCTCGCGGACTACGGCTGCGAGATCCACCGCGATCTGATCACGTCGTGTACGCGCGATGACGCCGATGACAGATCGTTTCGGCTGTCCGGCGATGCAGCCGGCTACGTGGGCGAGGCTATCGTCCTCGCGACTGGATTCACCGATGTGCGGCCGGAACCCCCACTGCCGCGAACGGGGCGCGGACTCCACTACTGTCTGCACTGTGATGCGTACATGTTCGTCGACGAGTCGGTCTACGTGATGGGCCACGCCGAAAGCGCAGCTCACGTCGCCGGGATCATGCTGAACTTCACGGACGAGGTCGATCTACTGACCCGGGGCGCAGAACCCGAGTGGAGCGACGAGACGGCCGCGGTTCTCGAGGCCCACCCGATCGACGTGATCGAGTCGGATATCACCGGGGTACAAAACGGCGACGATGGCTGGCTGGAAGCCCTCGAGTTCGAGGATGGCGTCGTTCGAGAATACAGAGGTGGCTTCGCGATGTACGGCGCCGAGTACAACAACGGGCTGGCCCGAGAACTCGGCTGCGAGCTCGATGCGGATGGCACGATTACGGTCGACGACCACGGACGAACCTCGGTCGACGGCGTCTACGCCGTCGGCGACTGTACACCCGGGCACAATCAGGTCCCCGTCGCACTCGGACAGGGTGCGAAGGCCGGGATCGACGTCCACTTCCAGCTGCGAGACTTCCCGCGCGACCTCGAGACGATCGCCGAACTGGGACCGGTTCGATCGGCCGAAGTCCCGGGGATTCCCGACGAACTCCTCGAACAGGCCGTCGACTTTCACACGTACGGCCGGGAGTGAGCGACAGGGTACGGCCCGCTGTCGGCCCGTTCTGAAAACGCATCGTTCCGTCCAGCAGGTCGGCACCGACGCTGGCAGTCTTCGTCGACAGCAGTTCAGGCAGTCGATGGGTGGAGCCCGTCAGTACTCAGCGTCGAACCCGCGCCGAAAGGTGGTGTCCAAGGGAATGCAATGGCTGCTGGCATCGGACCGCACGGCAGAGGTAGGTTTCGGCAACCGATGTGTGCCGAGCAATTGACTGGAGAACTACCAGCAACAGTGGTCTGGAATACGGTCGGCGCGAGAGTAGAGCGACGGTTAATCGACTGGTTCGGGGTCGTGGCTCCGTTCTGTGGGTGGGCGAGCACCCATTCGTGCCTCGTTCGAGTCGACTGTGACAGAGTAATCTGCCGAGACAGTGACTGTGTACCCCGCGTACTCGAATTGAATCTTCCCGTTCGGACGGTTCGTTCCAGCAACCGGTTCGAACACGGCGTCGAGCGCCTCCGGATCGATTACGTCGTAGAGCGGTGGATCGAGCATCGAGGGGTCGATTCCCTCACGCGCAGCGATTTTACTGACAATTCTGACACCAACGGAGTCGGCCATGCTCGTGGTTGGCCCTCGACTGCGATAACGATTGGCGAATATTCCGCGGAGAATTCCACACGCGCAAATAGACTACGCAGGACGGGACGTTCCGCTATACTCACCCACCGCCTCGACACACAGCAATTGGCCTTTATTACACGATGCGTGGTTACAGCGTACATGTCTCGGGGAAATGAGGATGCGCCCAACAAGCACCAACTCTCAGTCGATTTGGTTCTCGAAATCCTGAGTCAGTATCAACGACGAGAGATTCTCCGGTTCTGCCGAGATGCACCCACGAATACGTTCCCGATGCACCAGGTCATCACCCACCTTCGAGACATCGAGGCCGAGCTGAACGACGAAGAGCCGGGAACCGATCACTTACAATCCGTCCTGATGCACGTTCACGGCCCGAAATTGGATACGGTTGGGCTGGTGGAATACGACATCGGTGAGCAGTACATCGAGTACTTTCCCAACGACCAGATCGAAACCGCCCTGGAGCATATCGACCGGATGGAAGACGACTGGTGAGTGGATCTCAGCACTGTCGTCCAATGCGGAAGACTCCGTCGCTGCTGTCGATAGCGGACTGCTCACTCGCTTCCATCGTTCGACGGCGACGGTGTGTATTCGGTACCGTCGTTTCACTCCCTAAGAACAACGTCCTCGTTCTTTATCTCACAGGTGAAAAACGGTTCCCAGTCGTACTCATCGACGACATGTTTTGGGTCCGGGTTGGCCAGATAGAGCGGCAGGACCTCTCACTGATGATCGCCTCCGCTCCTGCTGAGGCGGCGAAAACAGTGATCGCCGCTACCCGTCTTCTTCCTCGGGCTGGATCTGACAGACGTCCTCAGCGAGATTTTGGATGTATGCTCTGAGGATTCTCATGCCCTTGGGAGCGTCTTCGAGGGTCTTGCCTTTCGCCTTCGCGACGATCTTGTCCTGGTCATAAACCACGGAAGTAGGATTAATCTAATACGAAGTGTAGTGAGATAGTAAAAAAGTCAATTACTGATCAATCAATCAGTGGATATGATAATTTCCAATCGGGAACTAATGACCACTTTTTGATCCCAAAATCAACTCCCGTTCAATTCGTTTTAATATACTTCACTTGCCAACTATTGGGATATTCATCAACAATTAGCGTAACCCTCCATCCTGCTGAAATCTACATTGGTCACCCGATGACTGACCCAATACAACCAAACCGAACGAGGCGAAAAAGCGATTAAAGCACTTGGGGTTGGTGTTCTCGGTACCACACTCCCCATAGGATCTGCAGTTGCTCAAAGCAGTCAACAGGGATGGGAATCAATGATCTTCCCATCTGAAGCCCCATTGGACGCAAAGAGGAAGAAAGCCGGTGATGTAGACGGTGTTCAGATCAAGGAACGGAAGGACGGTTCGTGGATAGTGAAAGTGGATCGATCGGAAGCCGAAAAGCCTGATCCCGCTCCTCTCGAGGAGACTCAACGGGCAGTCCGAAACTCGGAGGAAGCTCAGATCAAACAGGAGCTACAGACTCAGACGATTACGCCCGCTAGTACTGACGTGCCAGTAGGGACCCAGTCATATATCTGGCACATGACTCGGGGGGATGAATCATCAAGCTCCTCAGGCCATATTGTAGAATTTGGCGGACAAGATTACGACACAAGTGCGGAAGAAGCAACGGCAGCAACCCTCGGAACTGTCGGTTGGGGTGCAATGACGAGATCGTCATGGATTGGCACCCCGTTCCGTGGAACTGGTTCTGGCACTCAAAGTGCTACAGTAACTGCGTACGGAGACTACAACGGTTTTATGGTAACGGCAGGATCTGGTTCCTTTAGCGCAGATGTGGAATTCGTCCTGCAGAACCTATCAACGAACGCTGAATGGTCCACAACAATCTACCAAAACTCAGGTTCGCTATTAGGGGGCCACGTAACTGGAGAAACAAACTACACTGCCTCTGTTCACCCGGAAATTAGAGCAGGTGATGACTATCTTGCATACACACGATTAGAGACCTCCGTAAATCTAACCGGTGGAGCTGACTGCAGCTCGGATTTCGGCCCTCAAGACGGCGACGATGCGCCCAAGGGTCAAGGTGTGGGGCTCTATTATATTGGGATAGATTTCTGATTTTATCACTCTAAATCCCCATCTCACCAATTAAATATTAAATTAAAAAAATTTGAAATTCTCCTCTTCCCTATCCACAAACGAGCAAAAAGACCTCATCCATCTCAATGAGTCGTCACATCAAATTGGCTGGCGAACCAAGCGACGGTTACCGATAGGTGAGCGGGTTAGGCAGGTTTTCTTCCCACCGCGTGAGCGGTGCTTTGAGCGGTTCCGTCACGCCGGATCCGGCGAGACGGTGAGGTGTGTCCATTGGTAGAGTAACGACGTTGTCAAGCGGGGTATGACCGACAAAGATGTTCATCAGTACTGGCGTGAGAACTGCGAGACGTACCTCAACGACCTTATCGAGACAATATTTGGCAATATCGCTTCAGTCTCGAAGAAATGTTCTACATTGTCAAGGAGATACGATCTGAGCGGACCACCCAGACCGCTCGTGATCTTGATCGGGACTATGAGACAGTTCTCAACTTTGTCCACAAAGTATAGGACGTCAGTGGTGAGGTTGAAGAGATTGACCGCTACGGCGTGTGTGAAGCCGACTAGGTCTACGTAACTGCTCATGAGAAGGGAGTTGAAGACGAAGATTTTCCTCCGCGTGTGGCTGGCGAAGCTCAGCGGAGCCTCGAAACACCATCTCCAGAGGCATCTCAACTTCCTCGGACTGAAACTCAACTCACTGGAAGACTGGTTCGAGAAACCCCTATGTTACAATGTGTCGGTGTGGGCAAAAGGTTTATATATGCTGACAAAATAGTCTTATCCATAATGTCCCTAGGAGAGATTCAGTTGCTCGCGATATTGATAGCTGGTTGCCTAGTCATGCTCTATGGCCTCTATACGGTCTTTAATTTAGGGAGCTTCGTTGCAAACGCTCTCAGGAAGTGAGGCCTATCCTATCTCCGCGGTTTAATCCGGACGAGTGTATGGTTTCCGCGAAGACGTTTCAGTTTGTTGATTATATTTAACGAGGCGGGAAGACGTCACCAATTAGACGTGCTTTTCCGTAACGTTGACGTGAGAGGTTCCTCGCGCTGAAACGCCATAGACACCATGGAGGGGCACTCTCTGCAACACGCGCGATCGACCTCGAAACGAGTGCTCTACTATACCGTAGAAGTGGGACTAAGTTGTCATAATGCAACTGCGATCATTCCTCCCGTCTGAAATTCAACTACCCCTGCGTGATTGGGTCAGCCCTTTCCCGATACTCGCTGTAAGTATCATGTGCCCACGTAACCGCAACATCCGAGTCATTGATTAATACCCCTTTCAATCCTCCTGAAGTGTGTACAGCGATACCCGCCACGTCTCCAATGTCGCCATTAACGAACCATAGGCCGAATGGAAGATTTGCATCGAGGACATACATTGATATATCTTCAGTGGCCACAATCTGATCAAACCGAGCGGGAAAGAATTCCTGAAAGGCTTCAAGCGTGTTTTCTTCCATGATTATTTCGGTATTTAAGCCTTCATCTCTTGTGAGTTCGACGATACCATCGAGATAGAACGGTTTAATTACAGTAACGAATGTACTCAATTCGCTTGAGTTTTTAATATACGAAATGCTCGTTTCGAGGGAAGCCTCAGGAGCGGACGGATTCGTATGGTCAACCTGGCTTCCTCGAAGGAACCGTGAGGTAATGGAACCTTTAGGTAATTCGAGGAGAATATCACTTGATCGGTTTACTTTTTCGATCGTTTCGTGATATTTCTGGTATTCACGTAAGGCAATCATTCCAACGGAAGTCAATTCATATTCATTATCAGGCCGTTCTATACAATCGAGGTCAATGAGATTTCTTATGGCTCGGTTTATTGTGGGCCGGGAGGGCGAGATATTTTCGACGATCTCAGGCTTCGTTTGAGGACGTTTTGCAAGAGTTTCCAGTACCCCGTGCCTTTTTTCGACTACTCTTCGGAGTTCCTTGCTTTCGTCCTGCTCATCCATGGTTGGATATTCTTGTAATTCTATTAAAACCTATTGATATCGCTCACTTTCAAGTGAAATTCGATCTTGAGCCATATGGATTAGGTATCTAGTTCATATCTCATCGGCACGTATACTCTGATATGACCCCCTGGGGTGGTAAAGTAACTGGCGACGAGAAACCGACCCGAAGGCGATCAAACGGATCACGGCTGCGTTGCTGTATCTCGATGGAGACCCACCAGCGGCGATCCAGCAGCTGCTGGACATTGACGGACGACGATTTATGACTGGCTCGACGACGTCGCCGAGCGCGTCAGCTTCGCGCTCGGCGACCGCCCACGCGACGGGAATTCCGCCATACTCACTAACCAACAGTGGAAGGAACTTGCAGGGTGCGGGACGGACGTCCGTGACTCAACATCGCAGAGCGTCGAAGCCGGAACGAACCCCGTCATTGCTGCGCCTCCACTCCGCTGGTTGCCGATGGACACGTTCGATATGAGCCCGTCCGCTCGAGTCGACGGGGACACGAGCGCGCATGACCGACCTCAGAGTGTCCGTCGAGGAGGACGGTACACCGTGCACGGCGCTCCGAACAGCGGAATTCGCGGCTCTTTTCCGGCTCAGGATTGATCGACTCGTTCTCCAGGAGCAGCCGAATCACCGCGTCGGAAAACGTCACGCCGACCACCCCGTTTCACTCGGTAAAATCGCCCGATGGCGTCGGGGCGGAACAAATACCCTCGTCTCACTCCCAAAATTGGCCGTTGATTTCTCACCCGTGGTAGTGCAAATTGTATGGAGAACCGCCGAGGCTGTGGCTACCGGGAGACTTCGAGAAACGTAAGAATTCTGATGGACTCGCTGGGATTTGAACCCAGGGCCTCTTCCTTGCGAAGGAAGCGATCTACCACTGATCTACGAGCCCGCGGAATTTGGTAGCCGGGAGAGCTATTAGTAGCTTGTGTTTCGATGGCGGCGAGGTGCCGCCAGCTCAGACGGAGCGGCGACGGACGTGCGAGGGGACGTCGAGGACGCCGACCCGGCCGGCAACCAGCCCCAGCAAGAACCCCGTAAAGTGAGCGAGCAGGGCGACCCGTGGGGCGGCTGTCGCGAGCGTAATGAGCGCGGCGAGGACGACGAACACACCCAGCGCGACCCACGGAGAGACCTGCACGCGCGAGGCCAGCCCGTCGGAGAGTCGGTTGCCCGCCAGTAGATACCCCATCAGCGCGAAGACGGCACCGCTCGCCCCGAGCACCGGCGTCGCCACGCCGACGATCCCGGTGCCCACGACCTGTGTGATCCCCGCGATAGCGCCCGTCGCCAGGAAGAACGCGTGAAAGCGCAGGTGCGTCGTCGCCCGGGCGACCGGCCAGCCAAAGAGGACGAGTGCGGCGCTGTTCGACAACAGATGACCCAGGTTCTCGTGAGCGTAGACGCTCGTCACGATCGTCCACGGGTTGGCCTCGAGCGGCGGCGCCAGGACGAACAGTCCGGCCATCAACCCGACGCTGAACAGCGCCGCGATCCACTGCAGGACGAAGACCACGGCGAAGATCACCAGCGTCTCGACGAGCGGACTCCCGGAGCGTGCCATACGACAGAATTCGACGGACACTCCCTTAATCGGTCGGACGGTGTCGTCACTCGACGGTCGAGAACGCGAGTCGAACGTGCTGCGAGTACAACGTGCGCGAATCGATCCGAACAGCGGGTGCCGATCAGTCCTCGAGGACGATCTCGATCGAGACGTCGTTCGGCACCTGGATGCGCATGAGCTGTCGGAGCGCACGCTCGTCCGCATCGAGGTCGATCAGGCGCTTGTGGACGCGCATCTCCCAGTGCTCCCACGTCGCCGTCCCTTCACCGTCCGGCGACTTGCGGGTGGGAATTTCGAGCGTCTTCGTCGGGAGCGGGATCGGCCCGCTCAGGTTGACGCCCGTGTTGCTTGCGATTTCGCGGACGTCATCGCAGATGTTGTCCAGGTCCTGCGGGCTCGTCCCGGCGAGACGGACACGTGCTTGCTGCATTTATTTCTCGTCGACGCTCATGACCTTGCCTGCCGCGATGGTCTGACCCATGTCACGGATGGCGAAGGAACCGAGTTCCGGGATCTCGCTGGCCGGCTCGATGCTGAG containing:
- a CDS encoding CBS domain-containing protein; protein product: MEDIFVARLMSSDVYTVGPDTLVEDAATAMLERDIGSVVVVNESNRICGILTGTDFVKIVSERKPKDQTPVSRYMTEDVVTGSAQDTIHEMAELMTDHGFQHVPIVDETEGVIGMLSTTDLTAYLSRQDRPTGLATGGEE
- a CDS encoding NAD(P)/FAD-dependent oxidoreductase, which encodes MSESTDRHEYDVVVVGGGPAGMTAALYTTRLGHRTALVDRGGGRAAMMQDVHNVLGVREETSGGEYLDVGRDQLADYGCEIHRDLITSCTRDDADDRSFRLSGDAAGYVGEAIVLATGFTDVRPEPPLPRTGRGLHYCLHCDAYMFVDESVYVMGHAESAAHVAGIMLNFTDEVDLLTRGAEPEWSDETAAVLEAHPIDVIESDITGVQNGDDGWLEALEFEDGVVREYRGGFAMYGAEYNNGLARELGCELDADGTITVDDHGRTSVDGVYAVGDCTPGHNQVPVALGQGAKAGIDVHFQLRDFPRDLETIAELGPVRSAEVPGIPDELLEQAVDFHTYGRE
- a CDS encoding HalOD1 output domain-containing protein produces the protein MADSVGVRIVSKIAAREGIDPSMLDPPLYDVIDPEALDAVFEPVAGTNRPNGKIQFEYAGYTVTVSADYSVTVDSNEARMGARPPTERSHDPEPVD
- a CDS encoding DUF7344 domain-containing protein translates to MSRGNEDAPNKHQLSVDLVLEILSQYQRREILRFCRDAPTNTFPMHQVITHLRDIEAELNDEEPGTDHLQSVLMHVHGPKLDTVGLVEYDIGEQYIEYFPNDQIETALEHIDRMEDDW
- a CDS encoding helix-turn-helix transcriptional regulator → MDEQDESKELRRVVEKRHGVLETLAKRPQTKPEIVENISPSRPTINRAIRNLIDLDCIERPDNEYELTSVGMIALREYQKYHETIEKVNRSSDILLELPKGSITSRFLRGSQVDHTNPSAPEASLETSISYIKNSSELSTFVTVIKPFYLDGIVELTRDEGLNTEIIMEENTLEAFQEFFPARFDQIVATEDISMYVLDANLPFGLWFVNGDIGDVAGIAVHTSGGLKGVLINDSDVAVTWAHDTYSEYRERADPITQG
- a CDS encoding rhomboid family intramembrane serine protease — protein: MARSGSPLVETLVIFAVVFVLQWIAALFSVGLMAGLFVLAPPLEANPWTIVTSVYAHENLGHLLSNSAALVLFGWPVARATTHLRFHAFFLATGAIAGITQVVGTGIVGVATPVLGASGAVFALMGYLLAGNRLSDGLASRVQVSPWVALGVFVVLAALITLATAAPRVALLAHFTGFLLGLVAGRVGVLDVPSHVRRRSV
- the rpsJ gene encoding 30S ribosomal protein S10 — its product is MQQARVRLAGTSPQDLDNICDDVREIASNTGVNLSGPIPLPTKTLEIPTRKSPDGEGTATWEHWEMRVHKRLIDLDADERALRQLMRIQVPNDVSIEIVLED